GCTTAAGGAAACAGAGCGCGAGTTGTCATTAACTCATAATCATGTCTTCAGCACTGGATGACGTGTGTTTTCCTATTGTTTATGTCCTTTTTCTTTTAAACCCTAACTGTGCTCGAGTCATCTTTTCACCCAGTATCAGTGGGAGGTGAGGTTGGGGTTTTAGAGAGCAATGGAGCGATGGAGGAGCAAGCTGATAAGACGAAAAGCATGCTGGACAATGCCATGGAATCAGACAGCAGCGCGAGAGCAGTGACGGCAGTGTGAGTGGCAGCGGGCAAGACGGAGCCAAGTTTGCCCATTCAATAGCCACTGACTCGGACCAATGTAGACACGGAgtatagagaggggggagggagggtcaCAGCCAAGTGAAAGTCCTACTACCAaaacctgcctgcctctctctctgcctgcctctctgcctgcctctctgcctgcctctctgcctgcctctctgcctgcctctctgcctgcctcagtGAAGGGGGAGGGTTCAATAATGAGGGAGTGGACCAATGACCAACCAGAGCCCTAATGTCAGTTTGGCTTCGCACTCTCGCCCATCTCTCTTGATTCAATTTGTACTGATTGCAGAGAGCTACACTTATCATTGAGAGGAGGGTGGGCATTGTCTTTGTATGTATGATCAAGGGTGAATAAAAGAGCTCCTAACCTGAAGCTAATAAtagactgcgtcccaaatggtactctactccctatatagtgcactacttttcaacagagggctctggtaaaaagtgggtgcacgatatagggaatagAAACCATTTgggatgggtcctggtcaaaattagtgcactatatagggaatagggtaccatttgggatgcagacatagACTGTTGTGGTCGTGATATACATTCGCTTTACCTTCTCTAAAGCCTGATAACTATAGAGCCTAAACAATGACCTGAGTGTGGGTTGAGTGGTCACATTTCCGTGAATTGTATAGAAGCGTCCAAAATAGTATTCTAGGAAGGTGGTATATCAACTGTATGGCATAATAAACAGTGCTCCACATTTTATGCACTTGTTCTTTTCTAGATGTGTAAAGTCACATTTTTGAAGATTCTAGTGCGTGTACTCTACCAAACTAGTTGATTACATATTATAAACATTAGAAATTATATTTTTTGATCTGGCCCTTTGTCAGGTGTGCTGTCTGACATTGCTGGGGCTACAAAAGTCTGTAACTTTCCCAAAAAAGTCCAAGGTTTTCCAGAAATTACGGTTCAAGGATTCCCTCCTGACTTCAGGAATatttcaaccaggatttctggaaacccAGGGAATTTAGAAAAGTTAACAGATTTTTGCAAACCTACTTTAGAGCGTGTGCTGTGCTCACTACTCTACAGGCTGTGAGGGCGGCCGAGGATCTCACCATGGCAGCAGCTTGCGCGGCCACGGCCGTCTGGTTGGCCTGGTGCTGCGCAGCCTTGATCTTGGCCTGCAGGTGGGCCGGCGGGTGGAAGTACTTGCACTTCTCCCGGGAGCAGCGTGACTTGATATAGTCCATGCACACGGTCACCGTGTTGTCGCTAGTGTCAATCATAGGGCTGTCGCTGGGGTGAGCGAAGCGGCAGTCCGTCTCGCCACGCGCGCAGTTGCCCCGCTGGAACTCCCGGCACACCTGGGAACGAGGGTGGGGTGCACACGGACAAACAGACATGCACACGTACATACATGGACAGACACACGCACAAATGGACAGACATGCACAGtgacagacatagacacacaaaTCTTAGCTTAATATATCATACAATATAATACACATACCAATAACATATCAACAACTTATCATTATGTTTATAACTATGGAATGAATAATGAACAGATTGAGGTGTTTATCTATTCAAAGCCTGGGTGTAGTCAATCACAGGGGGCTTCACTCACAGCCTGGGATGTAAAACATAACACCGCACACTCACTAAGTGTGGGGAGAACACGCACGCACgagcacgcaagcacacacacgcaaagACACACAAAGCatggagagaacacacacaaacacgcagaaGGCGGTAAACCGTCTCACTTAGTGTGGGAGTGTCCCCATTCCTCAGTGGAACAGGGCCTTTCATTAGCAACCACATCGCTCTGTTGCTAAGTGACGGTACTTTGAGGAAAACACACAATACACCTACACTACCAGGTCTGTCTGTGCTTGCCATCCTTCCAAGGCTACTCTTTGTTTTCATTAACTCACAATTGCCTTGGTGCTTTGTTGTGGTATAAACAAAACCCCCATTGAAATAATCTCATCTATCTTAAGtagattttaacctttatttaactaggcaagtcagttaagaacaaattcttatttacaatgacggcctaggaacagtgggttaactgccttgttcaggggcagaacgacaggttgaccttgtcagctcggggattcgattcaccaaccttttggttactggcccaacgctcaaaccactaggctacctgccgccccgttaATCAACGGTGAGGTATAGAATTCTGTTGGCCAGCGCTCAAGTTCTTAAAGTGATCTATTCTTTTAAAGTAAAGGTGTGTGGAAAGGGAGTATGTAAAATATACGTTTTATATCTCTAATGGTTAGGACTAGGTAAAATAAGATCTGTGATAAGGGGTAACTTCCACCTCAACCTAGGTGGGTAAGGATGGTGTCGTAAGATAATTATGGAGAAGCTTTCCCAACCCCCTCGAAGGGCAAACTCTTGATTCCTCGTATTGTGACTGCCCAGAGGCCGGCTCTCCTAACTCCTGGTATTGATCTTGGTTAGTTTGTGATGTCTCCTAACTGCTAATATACTACGATATACTATGACTTCTGGTATTGTTATTGGTTAGTGGTGGTGTACCTCCAGCTTGTCCGTGCGTAGAAGCTTCTGGTTGGAGGAGGAGCTTTGCATGGAGCAGGGAGGGCTGCCGGGGACGATGATACTATGGGTGCTGGGCTGGAGCATCTCGGTGGGCATCATGCCCATGCTGTGGGTCATGTGGGTCAGGTAGGGAGCGTAGCTCAGCCCCGGGCTGGAGCCCAGTCCCTGGCTAATAGGAAACGACTGCTACCGAGAAATAGGGGGCGAAGATGGGAGACCGAGAGGGACAGAAATGTtaaagaggtgagagagagacggcagggggagagaaaggcagagagagaagaggttggatggaggaagagagaaagggagagacccCGAAAGTGATAgagtaagaagagagagagagatgtagagagaaaaGTGGGGAGAGAAATAAACAATTGGACACATCGGGGGTAGTAATGCCTAGTAGTCCGTTACTCACCATGGTAGGCTGCATGGTCGTGCCAGGGAACATGAAAGGCATCTGTTGAGCCAACATGGCTGCTGCAGTCTTCTGTTGTATGAGGTTGTTGCGGCCGTTGATCTCCAGCTGGGTCTTCAGGTGGGCCGGGGGGTGGAGGTATTTGCAGTTCTCCCGCGTACATCGGCcctgaaaaaaaatacaataaaaaattaaaaaatgaaacACAAGTTAAAGACCCTGATTGGGTTGTCACAACAGAAATACAGAACGGGCCTAAAGGAAACCAAGAGGGGCGCAGCTAAACTAAAGCAGTAAATTATGAATAAACCAGAGGTTAGGCATATGGTCAAAGGTTAGGCATATGCAGACAGTCTTCAATACATGGAATACTGAGGAGCACATTGATATTCACAGCTGATGCTTTTgcagcggctaatggggatcctaatatcaAATGACGAGGAGTTGTGCATATTGGCCTCAGCAGCCCGGTGGGGCTGTGAGTAGCTAGCTCAGAGGTTTGCGCTTGATGACTAACTGCTTCAATAAAGGATCCTTAACACCTTACAATGTGTGGCTTTGGCTTCAACGTGTTTTAGCACGATAATGACGCCAAAGATAGAACAAGGCGCCAGATGTTTCACCAGATGTATAAATCTGAAGCATCCGGTATCTATCTCCTGCTGTTGAAATGCCTCACCTCAACACCACCAGGCAGAAAGGGAAGAGCAGTGACCCAATTAGCATTGCATCAACGCCCCAGTCATGGGTCTATGCTGAAATAGGACAACCTCCCtaccagtccactgacaaactagCATACAGCCAGCCACTCTCCATGCACACGCTGCCTAGCTCGCTCTGACCGCCAAAATAGTTCCACTGCGGTTACTACTGCAGTAAGCTAACAACAATATTGTATGGTTTGCAGTAAATGTTAGGATGAGCCTAAGGATGACCTTAGACGTGTTTTGCTTGTGATTATTTTGGATTGAGCCGCTAAACATTCACTAAATGAAGGCTGAAGGGATCTGTGTAGCCAGTGGTGTTATGTCCATACGGGGCAAAGGCACGTGCTCCCTCAGATTTGTCCCGTTTTAAAAATTCTCAGACGTtaaattacaatatttttttttaagcccACATAGATATTTTTATAAATAATTATGATACTATCAGTGATATTTTGAGGAAGGTGCCCACTGACTTGACCAGGCAAagagtaccccccccccacaccccattGTCCCTAGTAAGTGGTTCCTTCCAAGGTGCACAGAGCAAAGGGATGCCTAGGCAAAACGCTAGATACTCAATGGAGGAGGAGATAGGGTGTAGAGTGAcacacaaatgttttgttgtgtCTCTGCAACACTAGCCACATAGCagttttatgaagttggctttagcttgctagataggttcccaatctcccaacttCATAACTAGCTAtaaatcaagttagagtagcttttctaactatcttagctggcatgtctgctggcaaggttgcataatgattatggctctagattgcaggaaaaaagctgtttcagatgtgtgaaaaataaataaaaaattctccAACTTCCCGAAAGGAGTACCACCCCCCTCCATCCTCACGTACTTCGTGAACCCTCTAAAATAATGGGTACGTGACGCCTCTGCTTTTAGCCAAGGCAACATGTCAGAGAAGATGTGGACCGCATTCTAGATGACCAAATATTTTTCTTGACACCACATGTCAACATCAACCCTATAAGGGTGGTTGTAAATCTGAACCACGCTTTATATATGGTTCCCCCGTTTCAACATCCAGTTTATTGTTCCGGTCACGAACATGAGCAGACCTTTATTCAAGGAGGGGTTATTGGACCCGGGGAGTCCGCAGAACAAATAACATGTAATCACGCTGGTCAGCCGGGTGTTGTCAGCCCGAGTGGAAATTAGAAACCTGATGAAAAGTGCTTGTTTTCTACCCCACTGTGATAAAAAAAGCACCAGTGAGAGCATCAAACTGAGAGCAGGCATTGACACTGATTTGATTTGGGACATGAAGTTAGGCATAGAAGGCCAACCTAGGGCCGAGCTGAGCCCAACAAAGCTGTATGTGTGAAGGTATGCCTTATTTATGTAAGAAACTAGCTATAGCTAGATATAATATGATTGTAAGTACTAAACCCATCATACAATCATCTCTAAGACAAGTCTGGGGCAAAGTAGGCTACACTGTTAAAAACAAACACTGATAGTTATCTATCATCATGGGATTAATGCAGTTATTTTTTGCTTCGGTGGATAAAACAGTGCATGATTGTGTTCCTTTTAGATCAGGCCTATCCTTCAAATAACTCATATTTCAGGATATGAATATCATTTTCCCTAGTGAAGGGGCTCAGAGGTCTTGGTTTAGTGTGGGGGAAGTCAAGTCACCCGTCggatggggtgccacagggctgCACTCTACGCCCCCTTCAGTTTCTACAGCTGGTTCATGCCAGTGCTGCACTGTACACCTTCTCAGTTTCTccactggcgcaggatatccctcctcctcctcctctccactccatcCCCAGCCAAAGAATAATGTTATCGCTGTGCCTCGCAGCCAAGAGCCTGTGAGGTGTCAAAACCAATCAGAGCCTCTATCACTGACGCCGCTCTAGGCAGACAGACTCCATGGCGACTGCTGGGAGGGGAAGAGTGATGGGGGATGCGGTGCTGCTGAGGCTGAGCTTTGGATGCCTTCCCTGTGACTGTGAGGATGGCCTGAAGGGCATTAGATAGTGCTGTGACCGCTGACAATCACACGCATGAGTAGGGCCGTGACTACCTGGACCGAACCTTGTTATAGCCTATTTTATGTGGTCAGGGAAAAACTCCTGGGTTGCTTGGTTAGAAACAAGCCACCTGACAACAATGCTTTCTTTGTGACATTTTGCTGCCAGTGTCGTGATTGAGTCAATGCATTCGGTGCCAGTTTTGAGCATCGTTACTCACCATTTGAGGGAGGAGTTAAGCAGCCATAAAAAACACTTTGGGAGAGCGTTTCATTTGACACATTAGAAAGGAGGGGGTTATATTCATAAGTGTGTGGCACAGCGGTCAATATGCTCTCCCTCTACATTACTTTACTTCTGCTCATTAGCATTGACGGAGCGGTGTAAATTTTAACAAGCGTTATTAAATGATAATCACAGGGTCCTTTTCAGTCAGGTACTAATTAACTTACAGCCCACTGGCTCTCTAAGTCACAGCGATGCTGGCTAGAACACTTATGCAGTAAGTACACGTGAGATGACGCAAGCAGGGTCGGTCTGTTCAGAGGGAGTCGTGCCACTGACGCTGCAGATAAGAAACGACTAGAGGAGCGTTTCTGGCTGGCTCTGCTCTCTGAGCAGAGCTGCCGGAGAGCGTCCCGGAGCGTTCCTCGTGTAACAATGACAGCGCTAAAAAGCTGCCTGTCTCAGATTATGAAAAACTGAGCGAGAGACTGTCATTAGAGCTCGAGTCAGATGTTATCTTGCCCAGCGGGGGAATAGAGAGAAGCCCCGTTGTCTTAACCACCCACACTGATGGAGCAAGAATCTATTCATCCTCACCGTTGCCTCGGAGCACGCATTTATGAAAAGGGGCTTTTGAAACCTGAGGCACATGATTACCCCGTTAAACAAGCCCATTTCAGATGCTACATCGTTCAGCTGTAATGACACAGTGGATCCCTTCTGATAGCTGGGTCTGTTTCAAAATTTCAGCACAAAGTCAAGGATCTATGCAACTAGCTAACTTGTGATACTAGGCCTAATAATATAATAGGGTTAAGAAGATAATTATCTCTTAGGGGTTTGAAAAGCGATGACAATGAGGCTGGGAGTATAATACTACTAAATGCTGGCCCCTTTTTACATATTTAACCACAGGACCCGGCCTTCTTGCCACCCACTTTTAAAGTGATTGCTCTAGGGAGACTAAACCTTCCTTTTTCTACCTAGTTAGAGGTCACCCTTCCCTAACCAACTGAGTTTCTATGAACAGCCCATGTACATTAGATTAATCCCAGTGGGATGCAGATGAACGCCTGTAATTTCATGAACAGATTAGGATTATACTCACTTAACCCATTTAGGCCTGTCCCCTTGGAGGCTAACTAATTACACCTATTAATTGCCCATCTGAATCCAAAGTCTTTAACACCGAGAAATTGGGGGTTTCACATGCATGTGATCGAATCATGGCAAGTCATTAAATCATGGTGGCACTTTTCCCTTGTCATATTGGGGTAGTCCAATGGAGCCAAAGTCGTTTCCCTCAAGAATCTCAATAATAAACTAGCCTAGTTAGTCTCTTCCCACAGCTGCTTTGAGTTTGGTGCAAGCAAGACTACACCGTATGATGCCTTCTGTAGCTATAGCATTGTGCTACATTACCAAAACCAGAACAACACTGCTGCCCTCGACGAGGCCTTGGTGAGGAGGGAAAAACATGTACCCTTAAGGCAACACTGTGGCTGCCTGCTGCTGTACTGGCAT
The Salmo salar chromosome ssa16, Ssal_v3.1, whole genome shotgun sequence DNA segment above includes these coding regions:
- the LOC106574331 gene encoding muscleblind-like protein 2a isoform X7, coding for MALNIASMRDTKWLTLEVCRQFQRGTCSRTDEECKFAHPPKSCQVENGRVIACFDSLKGRCTRENCKYLHPPAHLKTQLEINGRNNLIQQKTAAAMLAQQMPFMFPGTTMQPTMSFPISQGLGSSPGLSYAPYLTHMTHSMGMMPTEMLQPSTHSIIVPGSPPCSMQSSSSNQKLLRTDKLEVCREFQRGNCARGETDCRFAHPSDSPMIDTSDNTVTVCMDYIKSRCSREKCKYFHPPAHLQAKIKAAQHQANQTAVAAQAAAMTQSTAKAMKRPLEATVELAFPHGCLQPLPKRPALEKSNGASSLFHPSMLHYQQALANAQLQQQTAFCGFPTVPMMYSATPATISATTTPVTSVPYAAAAPANQIILK
- the LOC106574331 gene encoding muscleblind-like protein 2a isoform X5, which encodes MALNIASMRDTKWLTLEVCRQFQRGTCSRTDEECKFAHPPKSCQVENGRVIACFDSLKGRCTRENCKYLHPPAHLKTQLEINGRNNLIQQKTAAAMLAQQMPFMFPGTTMQPTMQSFPISQGLGSSPGLSYAPYLTHMTHSMGMMPTEMLQPSTHSIIVPGSPPCSMQSSSSNQKLLRTDKLEVCREFQRGNCARGETDCRFAHPSDSPMIDTSDNTVTVCMDYIKSRCSREKCKYFHPPAHLQAKIKAAQHQANQTAVAAQAAAMTQSTAKAMKRPLEATVELAFPHGCLQPLPKRPALEKSNGASSLFHPSMLHYQQALANAQLQQQTAFCGFPTDHPEVTVRKEMECQEAALQSPKQPFFCTYYLPLPLQQPAC
- the LOC106574331 gene encoding muscleblind-like protein 2a isoform X9, which produces MALNIASMRDTKWLTLEVCRQFQRGTCSRTDEECKFAHPPKSCQVENGRVIACFDSLKGRCTRENCKYLHPPAHLKTQLEINGRNNLIQQKTAAAMLAQQMPFMFPGTTMQPTMSFPISQGLGSSPGLSYAPYLTHMTHSMGMMPTEMLQPSTHSIIVPGSPPCSMQSSSSNQKLLRTDKLEVCREFQRGNCARGETDCRFAHPSDSPMIDTSDNTVTVCMDYIKSRCSREKCKYFHPPAHLQAKIKAAQHQANQTAVAAQAAAMAFPHGCLQPLPKRPALEKSNGASSLFHPSMLHYQQALANAQLQQQTAFCGFPTGSVLCMTPASSLDHPEVTVRKEMECQEAALQSPKQPFFCTYYLPLPLQQPAC
- the LOC106574331 gene encoding muscleblind-like protein 2a isoform X21, translated to MALNIASMRDTKWLTLEVCRQFQRGTCSRTDEECKFAHPPKSCQVENGRVIACFDSLKGRCTRENCKYLHPPAHLKTQLEINGRNNLIQQKTAAAMLAQQMPFMFPGTTMQPTMSFPISQGLGSSPGLSYAPYLTHMTHSMGMMPTEMLQPSTHSIIVPGSPPCSMQSSSSNQKLLRTDKLEVCREFQRGNCARGETDCRFAHPSDSPMIDTSDNTVTVCMDYIKSRCSREKCKYFHPPAHLQAKIKAAQHQANQTAVAAQAAAMTQSTAKAMKRPLEATVELAFPHGCLQPLPKRPALEKSNGASSLFHPSMLHYQQALANAQLQQQTAFCGFPTDHPEVTVRKEMECQEAALQSPKQPFFCTYYLPLPLQQPAC
- the LOC106574331 gene encoding muscleblind-like protein 2a isoform X1 — protein: MALNIASMRDTKWLTLEVCRQFQRGTCSRTDEECKFAHPPKSCQVENGRVIACFDSLKGRCTRENCKYLHPPAHLKTQLEINGRNNLIQQKTAAAMLAQQMPFMFPGTTMQPTMQSFPISQGLGSSPGLSYAPYLTHMTHSMGMMPTEMLQPSTHSIIVPGSPPCSMQSSSSNQKLLRTDKLEVCREFQRGNCARGETDCRFAHPSDSPMIDTSDNTVTVCMDYIKSRCSREKCKYFHPPAHLQAKIKAAQHQANQTAVAAQAAAMTQSTAKAMKRPLEATVELAFPHGCLQPLPKRPALEKSNGASSLFHPSMLHYQQALANAQLQQQTAFCGFPTGSVLCMTPASSLDHPEVTVRKEMECQEAALQSPKQPFFCTYYLPLPLQQPAC
- the LOC106574331 gene encoding muscleblind-like protein 2a isoform X14, whose amino-acid sequence is MALNIASMRDTKWLTLEVCRQFQRGTCSRTDEECKFAHPPKSCQVENGRVIACFDSLKGRCTRENCKYLHPPAHLKTQLEINGRNNLIQQKTAAAMLAQQMPFMFPGTTMQPTMSFPISQGLGSSPGLSYAPYLTHMTHSMGMMPTEMLQPSTHSIIVPGSPPCSMQSSSSNQKLLRTDKLEVCREFQRGNCARGETDCRFAHPSDSPMIDTSDNTVTVCMDYIKSRCSREKCKYFHPPAHLQAKIKAAQHQANQTAVAAQAAAMAFPHGCLQPLPKRPALEKSNGASSLFHPSMLHYQQALANAQLQQQTAFCGFPTVPMMYSATPATISATTTPVTSVPYAAAAPANQIILK
- the LOC106574331 gene encoding muscleblind-like protein 2a isoform X10 gives rise to the protein MALNIASMRDTKWLTLEVCRQFQRGTCSRTDEECKFAHPPKSCQVENGRVIACFDSLKGRCTRENCKYLHPPAHLKTQLEINGRNNLIQQKTAAAMLAQQMPFMFPGTTMQPTMQSFPISQGLGSSPGLSYAPYLTHMTHSMGMMPTEMLQPSTHSIIVPGSPPCSMQSSSSNQKLLRTDKLEVCREFQRGNCARGETDCRFAHPSDSPMIDTSDNTVTVCMDYIKSRCSREKCKYFHPPAHLQAKIKAAQHQANQTAVAAQAAAMAFPHGCLQPLPKRPALEKSNGASSLFHPSMLHYQQALANAQLQQQTAFCGFPTGSVLCMTPASSLVPMMYSATPATISATTTPVTSVPYAAAAPANQIILK
- the LOC106574331 gene encoding muscleblind-like protein 2a isoform X11, encoding MALNIASMRDTKWLTLEVCRQFQRGTCSRTDEECKFAHPPKSCQVENGRVIACFDSLKGRCTRENCKYLHPPAHLKTQLEINGRNNLIQQKTAAAMLAQQMPFMFPGTTMQPTMSFPISQGLGSSPGLSYAPYLTHMTHSMGMMPTEMLQPSTHSIIVPGSPPCSMQSSSSNQKLLRTDKLEVCREFQRGNCARGETDCRFAHPSDSPMIDTSDNTVTVCMDYIKSRCSREKCKYFHPPAHLQAKIKAAQHQANQTAVAAQAAAMAFPHGCLQPLPKRPALEKSNGASSLFHPSMLHYQQALANAQLQQQTAFCGFPTGSVLCMTPASSLVPMMYSATPATISATTTPVTSVPYAAAAPANQIILK
- the LOC106574331 gene encoding muscleblind-like protein 2a isoform X3 — protein: MALNIASMRDTKWLTLEVCRQFQRGTCSRTDEECKFAHPPKSCQVENGRVIACFDSLKGRCTRENCKYLHPPAHLKTQLEINGRNNLIQQKTAAAMLAQQMPFMFPGTTMQPTMQSFPISQGLGSSPGLSYAPYLTHMTHSMGMMPTEMLQPSTHSIIVPGSPPCSMQSSSSNQKLLRTDKLEVCREFQRGNCARGETDCRFAHPSDSPMIDTSDNTVTVCMDYIKSRCSREKCKYFHPPAHLQAKIKAAQHQANQTAVAAQAAAMTQSTAKAMKRPLEATVELAFPHGCLQPLPKRPALEKSNGASSLFHPSMLHYQQALANAQLQQQTAFCGFPTGSVLCMTPASSLVPMMYSATPATISATTTPVTSVPYAAAAPANQIILK
- the LOC106574331 gene encoding muscleblind-like protein 2a isoform X6 codes for the protein MALNIASMRDTKWLTLEVCRQFQRGTCSRTDEECKFAHPPKSCQVENGRVIACFDSLKGRCTRENCKYLHPPAHLKTQLEINGRNNLIQQKTAAAMLAQQMPFMFPGTTMQPTMQSFPISQGLGSSPGLSYAPYLTHMTHSMGMMPTEMLQPSTHSIIVPGSPPCSMQSSSSNQKLLRTDKLEVCREFQRGNCARGETDCRFAHPSDSPMIDTSDNTVTVCMDYIKSRCSREKCKYFHPPAHLQAKIKAAQHQANQTAVAAQAAAMTQSTAKAMKRPLEATVELAFPHGCLQPLPKRPALEKSNGASSLFHPSMLHYQQALANAQLQQQTAFCGFPTVPMMYSATPATISATTTPVTSVPYAAAAPANQIILK
- the LOC106574331 gene encoding muscleblind-like protein 2a isoform X13 yields the protein MALNIASMRDTKWLTLEVCRQFQRGTCSRTDEECKFAHPPKSCQVENGRVIACFDSLKGRCTRENCKYLHPPAHLKTQLEINGRNNLIQQKTAAAMLAQQMPFMFPGTTMQPTMQSFPISQGLGSSPGLSYAPYLTHMTHSMGMMPTEMLQPSTHSIIVPGSPPCSMQSSSSNQKLLRTDKLEVCREFQRGNCARGETDCRFAHPSDSPMIDTSDNTVTVCMDYIKSRCSREKCKYFHPPAHLQAKIKAAQHQANQTAVAAQAAAMAFPHGCLQPLPKRPALEKSNGASSLFHPSMLHYQQALANAQLQQQTAFCGFPTVPMMYSATPATISATTTPVTSVPYAAAAPANQIILK
- the LOC106574331 gene encoding muscleblind-like protein 2a isoform X4, which encodes MALNIASMRDTKWLTLEVCRQFQRGTCSRTDEECKFAHPPKSCQVENGRVIACFDSLKGRCTRENCKYLHPPAHLKTQLEINGRNNLIQQKTAAAMLAQQMPFMFPGTTMQPTMSFPISQGLGSSPGLSYAPYLTHMTHSMGMMPTEMLQPSTHSIIVPGSPPCSMQSSSSNQKLLRTDKLEVCREFQRGNCARGETDCRFAHPSDSPMIDTSDNTVTVCMDYIKSRCSREKCKYFHPPAHLQAKIKAAQHQANQTAVAAQAAAMTQSTAKAMKRPLEATVELAFPHGCLQPLPKRPALEKSNGASSLFHPSMLHYQQALANAQLQQQTAFCGFPTGSVLCMTPASSLVPMMYSATPATISATTTPVTSVPYAAAAPANQIILK
- the LOC106574331 gene encoding muscleblind-like protein 2a isoform X2 translates to MALNIASMRDTKWLTLEVCRQFQRGTCSRTDEECKFAHPPKSCQVENGRVIACFDSLKGRCTRENCKYLHPPAHLKTQLEINGRNNLIQQKTAAAMLAQQMPFMFPGTTMQPTMSFPISQGLGSSPGLSYAPYLTHMTHSMGMMPTEMLQPSTHSIIVPGSPPCSMQSSSSNQKLLRTDKLEVCREFQRGNCARGETDCRFAHPSDSPMIDTSDNTVTVCMDYIKSRCSREKCKYFHPPAHLQAKIKAAQHQANQTAVAAQAAAMTQSTAKAMKRPLEATVELAFPHGCLQPLPKRPALEKSNGASSLFHPSMLHYQQALANAQLQQQTAFCGFPTGSVLCMTPASSLDHPEVTVRKEMECQEAALQSPKQPFFCTYYLPLPLQQPAC
- the LOC106574331 gene encoding muscleblind-like protein 2a isoform X8, encoding MALNIASMRDTKWLTLEVCRQFQRGTCSRTDEECKFAHPPKSCQVENGRVIACFDSLKGRCTRENCKYLHPPAHLKTQLEINGRNNLIQQKTAAAMLAQQMPFMFPGTTMQPTMQSFPISQGLGSSPGLSYAPYLTHMTHSMGMMPTEMLQPSTHSIIVPGSPPCSMQSSSSNQKLLRTDKLEVCREFQRGNCARGETDCRFAHPSDSPMIDTSDNTVTVCMDYIKSRCSREKCKYFHPPAHLQAKIKAAQHQANQTAVAAQAAAMAFPHGCLQPLPKRPALEKSNGASSLFHPSMLHYQQALANAQLQQQTAFCGFPTGSVLCMTPASSLDHPEVTVRKEMECQEAALQSPKQPFFCTYYLPLPLQQPAC
- the LOC106574331 gene encoding muscleblind-like protein 2a isoform X12; protein product: MALNIASMRDTKWLTLEVCRQFQRGTCSRTDEECKFAHPPKSCQVENGRVIACFDSLKGRCTRENCKYLHPPAHLKTQLEINGRNNLIQQKTAAAMLAQQMPFMFPGTTMQPTMQSFPISQGLGSSPGLSYAPYLTHMTHSMGMMPTEMLQPSTHSIIVPGSPPCSMQSSSSNQKLLRTDKLEVCREFQRGNCARGETDCRFAHPSDSPMIDTSDNTVTVCMDYIKSRCSREKCKYFHPPAHLQAKIKAAQHQANQTAVAAQAAAMAFPHGCLQPLPKRPALEKSNGASSLFHPSMLHYQQALANAQLQQQTAFCGFPTDHPEVTVRKEMECQEAALQSPKQPFFCTYYLPLPLQQPAC